The following proteins are co-located in the Deltaproteobacteria bacterium genome:
- the nuoK gene encoding NADH-quinone oxidoreductase subunit NuoK, translated as MGALSLGHFVVLGGILFALGLFTVITRRNAIGILMGVELVLNSANVNYVAFARYANAGYDGQVFAIFVIMLAAAEAAIGLAIVLGIYQSFETIDVEAADRLRQ; from the coding sequence GTGGGCGCGCTCTCGCTCGGCCACTTCGTCGTGCTCGGGGGCATCCTCTTCGCCCTCGGGCTCTTCACCGTCATCACGCGGCGCAACGCGATCGGCATCCTGATGGGCGTCGAGCTGGTGCTCAACTCGGCCAACGTCAACTACGTCGCCTTCGCCCGCTACGCGAACGCGGGCTACGACGGGCAGGTGTTCGCCATCTTCGTCATCATGCTCGCCGCCGCCGAGGCCGCGATCGGCCTCGCCATCGTGCTCGGCATCTACCAGAGCTTCGAGACGATCGACGTCGAGGCGGCGGACCGGCTGCGGCAATGA
- a CDS encoding NADH-quinone oxidoreductase subunit J has translation MLNASGPPTPPIETHFVSLTVAVFYLLAAITVGSALGVALSNSIVYSAFALMGTLLGVAAMFVLLGADFLGVVQLLVYVGGILVLTLFAVMLTHRISDVNVSNRAVGRLPAAVLVGIAFAWMVHVARRATWVVKDPGAPAPTTYGIGNAFLRQYALPFEIASLVLLAALVGAIVVSRKEVKA, from the coding sequence TTGCTAAACGCCTCGGGTCCTCCAACGCCCCCGATCGAAACGCATTTCGTGTCGCTCACCGTCGCCGTCTTCTACCTCCTCGCCGCCATCACGGTGGGCTCCGCGCTGGGCGTCGCGCTGTCCAACAGCATCGTCTACTCGGCCTTCGCGCTCATGGGGACGCTGCTCGGCGTGGCGGCGATGTTCGTGCTCCTGGGCGCGGACTTCCTGGGCGTCGTGCAGCTCCTCGTCTACGTGGGCGGCATCCTCGTCCTCACGCTCTTCGCCGTCATGCTCACGCACCGCATCTCCGACGTGAACGTGTCGAACCGCGCCGTCGGACGGCTGCCGGCCGCGGTCCTCGTCGGCATCGCGTTCGCGTGGATGGTGCACGTCGCGCGGCGCGCCACCTGGGTGGTGAAGGACCCGGGGGCGCCCGCACCGACCACCTACGGGATCGGGAACGCGTTCCTCCGCCAGTACGCGCTGCCGTTCGAGATCGCCTCGCTCGTCCTGCTGGCCGCTCTCGTCGGCGCCATCGTCGTCTCGCGCAAGGAAGTGAAGGCGTAG
- a CDS encoding GAF domain-containing sensor histidine kinase codes for MADRSEPHADDAFAAETRRVTARRTGLGLGFMLGLAAVAGLLELAFYPDRLGKLVAAFGAEAIVCAAALLAIRGARLGRFVIPITSAAAFGVVVCMTLYVAWAGASGDALAIALVLALSGVALLCPWGARGQVPLAVGTLTAYLLALEAGVRGALPVPYGIFCVGGGGVTSILGAVFLDLHRRAIFDQRVLLERRRDQQLATLYDVTRTVTATLELQEVLRLVCQSVLHALGVERLWLLWREAPDGGLRALAAGRRDDQVALTALGADPARWEPLLGAGAPPVPALREPTREEIAALDGSGPLPARVLHLPLEFRSELVGLILADVGDHRRALETSFLDFAATLGNSAAMALANARLYALVREHRAELQRLSNKRLDVVEEGMRRISHELHDGTCQALMAIKLDLALLDRRLPAEAAALRASVHDIRDRVLDVMQGVRQMSHLLHPPVLDHFGVVAAMESIAEKYRETSGPDVRVGCSDPGMRLASAVELLLFRVFQEGLTNVVKHAAARRVDVRLAREPEAVLLEIEDDGRGFDAPAYFRTPSPSVGLGLVSMRERVAHFGGLLRISSRPGSGTRIVVRVPVEPLGQAKAATAS; via the coding sequence ATGGCCGACCGATCGGAGCCCCACGCGGACGACGCGTTCGCGGCGGAGACTCGCCGCGTCACTGCCCGGCGGACCGGGCTGGGGCTCGGCTTCATGCTCGGCCTCGCGGCCGTGGCGGGCCTGCTCGAGCTGGCGTTCTACCCCGACCGGCTGGGCAAGCTCGTGGCGGCGTTCGGGGCCGAGGCCATCGTGTGCGCGGCCGCCCTGCTCGCGATACGGGGCGCGCGCCTCGGCCGGTTCGTCATCCCGATCACGAGCGCCGCCGCCTTCGGAGTCGTGGTGTGCATGACGCTCTACGTCGCCTGGGCGGGCGCGAGCGGCGACGCGCTCGCCATCGCGCTCGTCCTGGCGCTCTCCGGCGTGGCGCTCCTCTGCCCGTGGGGGGCGCGCGGGCAGGTGCCGCTCGCGGTGGGGACGCTGACGGCCTACCTGCTCGCCCTGGAGGCCGGCGTGCGGGGCGCGCTTCCCGTGCCGTACGGCATTTTCTGCGTGGGCGGTGGCGGGGTGACGTCGATCCTGGGCGCGGTCTTCCTGGACCTGCACCGCCGTGCCATCTTCGACCAGCGCGTGCTCCTCGAGCGCCGGCGGGACCAGCAGCTCGCGACGCTCTACGACGTGACGCGCACGGTCACCGCGACGCTCGAGCTGCAGGAGGTGCTCCGGCTCGTCTGCCAGAGCGTGCTGCACGCCCTCGGCGTCGAGCGTCTCTGGCTCTTGTGGCGCGAGGCGCCCGACGGCGGTCTCCGCGCGCTGGCTGCCGGGCGCCGCGACGACCAGGTCGCGCTCACCGCCCTGGGCGCCGACCCGGCGCGCTGGGAGCCCCTCCTCGGCGCGGGGGCGCCCCCCGTTCCCGCGCTCCGCGAGCCGACGCGCGAGGAGATCGCGGCGCTCGACGGGAGCGGCCCGCTCCCGGCGCGCGTGCTCCACCTGCCGCTCGAGTTCCGCTCCGAGCTGGTGGGGCTCATCCTGGCCGACGTGGGCGACCACCGCCGCGCCCTCGAGACGAGCTTCCTCGACTTCGCGGCGACGCTCGGCAACAGCGCCGCGATGGCGCTCGCGAACGCGCGCCTCTACGCGCTCGTGCGCGAGCACCGCGCCGAGCTGCAGCGGCTCTCCAACAAGCGCCTCGACGTGGTCGAGGAGGGGATGCGCCGCATCTCGCACGAGCTGCACGACGGCACCTGCCAGGCGCTCATGGCGATCAAGCTCGACCTGGCGCTGCTCGACCGCCGGCTGCCGGCCGAGGCGGCCGCGCTGCGCGCCTCGGTGCACGACATCCGGGACCGGGTCCTCGACGTGATGCAGGGGGTGCGGCAGATGTCGCATCTCCTCCATCCCCCCGTGCTCGACCACTTCGGCGTGGTCGCGGCGATGGAGTCGATCGCCGAGAAGTACCGCGAGACCTCCGGCCCGGACGTGCGGGTCGGCTGCTCCGATCCGGGGATGCGCCTCGCGTCCGCGGTGGAGCTGCTGCTCTTCCGGGTCTTCCAGGAGGGGCTCACCAACGTCGTCAAGCACGCGGCGGCCCGCCGCGTCGACGTGCGCCTCGCGCGCGAGCCCGAGGCCGTGCTGCTCGAGATCGAGGACGACGGCCGCGGCTTCGACGCGCCCGCGTACTTCCGCACGCCCTCGCCGTCCGTGGGGCTCGGTCTGGTGAGCATGCGCGAGCGCGTCGCCCACTTCGGCGGCCTCCTGCGCATCAGCTCGCGGCCGGGGTCGGGCACGCGCATCGTCGTGCGCGTGCCCGTCGAGCCGCTCGGCCAGGCGAAGGCCGCGACCGCGAGCTGA
- the nuoL gene encoding NADH-quinone oxidoreductase subunit L, protein MTPAGYVGLIPLLPLAGAAALALGGAPLQRRWGKGAVSAIACGTVSVSFVLSVVAFLHLVALEPERRFLLARLFPWIHVGTLNVDVAFGVDPLSAVMILIVTGIGGIIHFYSVGYMHEDAAYWRFFAYLNLFTFAMLTLVLGDSLLLMFVGWEGVGFCSWALIGFWHKELPNTTAGNKAFIVNRIGDFGFVLGIFLLFWTLDARGHGTLVFRELAQHAHLLEGAVFSGWPVATLVTLLLFVGATGKSAQIPLHVWLPDAMAGPTPVSALIHAATMVTAGVYMIARLNFLFALAPLTLAVVATIGAATALLAATIALAQNDIKRVLAYSTVSQLGYMFLAMGVGAYAAGIFHLMTHAFFKACLFLGSGSVIHALGGEQDMRRMGGLVKYMPATSVTFIVATLAIAGIPPLAGFFSKDEILWQAFSSPHGSVALWATGVAVAGLTAFYMFRQVFMVFFGVCRADLETRHHLHESPAVMTIPLWILMAGSIVAGLLWLPFDLFVPFERWLAPVMEHHGEVHAAAAGAGLESLLMLTSLAMAAGGIGLAYQMYSRESLRPETFSEALGGFPYRAVLNKYWVDELYGLVFVRGTLLLCRAAAWFDLHVIDGLVDGSAALVRGWSWLSGRFDLYVVDGAVNGVADVTQFVGRRVRNVQTGAINAYLYVVLLGVLGGVLLYWSWAAAS, encoded by the coding sequence ATGACCCCCGCGGGCTACGTCGGGCTGATCCCGCTCCTGCCGCTCGCCGGCGCGGCGGCGCTCGCCCTCGGCGGCGCGCCGCTCCAGCGCCGCTGGGGGAAGGGGGCCGTCAGCGCGATCGCGTGCGGGACGGTGAGCGTCTCGTTCGTGCTCTCGGTCGTCGCCTTCCTCCATCTCGTGGCGCTCGAGCCCGAGCGCCGCTTCCTCCTCGCGCGCCTCTTTCCGTGGATCCACGTCGGCACGCTGAACGTCGACGTGGCGTTCGGTGTCGACCCGCTCTCCGCGGTGATGATCCTCATCGTCACCGGGATCGGCGGCATCATCCACTTCTACTCGGTCGGCTACATGCACGAGGACGCCGCCTACTGGCGCTTCTTCGCGTACTTGAACCTCTTCACCTTCGCCATGCTGACGCTCGTCCTGGGCGACAGCCTGCTCCTGATGTTCGTCGGCTGGGAGGGCGTGGGCTTCTGCTCGTGGGCCTTGATCGGCTTCTGGCACAAGGAGCTCCCCAACACGACGGCCGGCAACAAGGCGTTCATCGTGAACCGGATCGGCGACTTCGGCTTCGTGCTCGGCATCTTCCTCCTCTTCTGGACGCTGGATGCGCGCGGGCATGGGACGCTCGTCTTCCGCGAGCTGGCCCAGCACGCGCACCTGCTCGAGGGTGCGGTCTTCTCGGGCTGGCCCGTCGCGACGCTGGTGACGCTCCTCCTCTTCGTCGGCGCGACGGGGAAGTCGGCGCAGATCCCCCTCCACGTCTGGCTCCCCGACGCGATGGCGGGGCCGACGCCGGTCTCGGCCCTCATCCACGCCGCCACCATGGTGACCGCCGGCGTCTACATGATCGCGCGGCTCAACTTCCTCTTCGCGCTGGCGCCGCTCACGCTGGCCGTGGTGGCGACCATCGGCGCCGCGACCGCGCTCCTCGCCGCCACCATCGCGCTCGCGCAGAACGACATCAAGCGCGTGCTCGCGTACTCCACCGTGTCCCAGCTCGGCTACATGTTCCTCGCCATGGGCGTGGGGGCCTATGCGGCCGGCATCTTCCACCTGATGACGCATGCCTTCTTCAAGGCCTGCCTCTTCCTCGGCTCCGGGAGCGTCATCCACGCCCTGGGCGGCGAGCAGGACATGCGGAGGATGGGCGGGCTCGTGAAGTACATGCCGGCGACCTCGGTCACCTTCATCGTGGCGACGCTGGCCATCGCGGGCATCCCGCCGCTGGCGGGCTTCTTCTCGAAGGACGAGATCCTCTGGCAGGCGTTCTCGAGCCCGCACGGGAGCGTGGCCTTGTGGGCGACGGGCGTCGCGGTGGCGGGGCTCACGGCCTTCTACATGTTCCGCCAGGTCTTCATGGTCTTCTTCGGCGTGTGCCGGGCGGACCTCGAGACGCGGCACCACCTGCACGAGTCGCCGGCGGTCATGACGATCCCGCTCTGGATTCTGATGGCCGGCTCGATCGTCGCCGGGCTCCTCTGGCTGCCCTTCGACCTGTTCGTGCCCTTCGAGCGGTGGCTCGCGCCGGTGATGGAGCACCACGGCGAGGTGCACGCCGCGGCGGCGGGCGCCGGCCTCGAGTCGCTCCTGATGCTCACGTCGCTCGCCATGGCGGCGGGCGGCATCGGCCTCGCCTACCAGATGTACTCCCGCGAGAGCCTCCGGCCCGAGACCTTCAGCGAGGCCCTGGGCGGGTTTCCCTACCGCGCCGTCCTGAACAAGTACTGGGTCGACGAGCTCTACGGGCTCGTCTTCGTGCGCGGCACGCTCCTTCTCTGCCGCGCGGCGGCCTGGTTCGACCTGCACGTGATCGACGGCCTCGTCGACGGCTCGGCCGCGCTCGTGCGCGGCTGGTCGTGGCTCTCGGGGCGGTTCGACCTCTACGTGGTGGACGGCGCCGTCAACGGGGTCGCCGACGTCACCCAGTTCGTCGGCCGGCGCGTCCGCAACGTGCAGACAGGGGCGATCAACGCCTAC